A genomic segment from Myxocyprinus asiaticus isolate MX2 ecotype Aquarium Trade chromosome 36, UBuf_Myxa_2, whole genome shotgun sequence encodes:
- the LOC127427168 gene encoding retinol-binding protein 3, with product MARAVVLLASLLIFSNVARCAFSPTFIMDMAKILIDNYCSPERLAGMEEAIEAASSNTEILSIPDPATISSVLTDGIKNTIGDSRVQVTYEPDYIPAAPPAMPDIPPEHLAAVIKSTVGVEVLDGNIAYLKIQHIIGEEMAQKVGPLLLEYIWDKVLPTSAMILDFRYAVSGELSGIPYIVSYFTDPEPLIHIDSVYDRPSDTTTELWSMPTLLGKRYGTSKPLIILTSKNTIGIAEDVAYCLKNLKRATIVGENTAGGTVKTDKIKVGDTDFYVSVPVAKSVNPITGKSWEINGVAPDVEVAAEDALDTAIAIIKLRAEIPGLVQAAATLIDDNYAFPSVGADVAEKLEAVVASGEYNFITTKEELEAKLSADLLKLSGDKCLKTTSNIPALPPMNPTPEMFIELIKVSFHTDVFENNIGYLRFDMFGDFEHVVAIAQMIVEHVWNKVVDTDALVIDLRNNVGGPTTSIAGFCSYFFDDDKQIVLDHLYDRPSNTTRSVLTLTKLTGRRYGSKKSLLILTSGATAGAAEEFVFIMKRLGRAMIIGETTSGGCHPPENFRLGESDIFLSIPISHSDTSQGPSWEGAGISPHIPVPADAALDTAKGILNKHFASQK from the exons ATGGCTCGAGCTGTAGTTCTACTAGCGTCACTGCTGATCTTCAGCAATGTGGCTCGTTGTGCTTTCTCCCCTACATTTATCATGGATATGGCAAAAATTCTTATAGACAACTACTGCTCACCAGAAAGACTTGCTGGTATGGAAGAGGCAATTGAAGCTGCCAGTAGTAACACAGAGATCCTAAGCATCCCAGATCCTGCCACCATTTCCAGTGTTCTGACTGATGGGATAAAAAACACAATCGGTGATTCCAGAGTACAAGTCACGTATGAGCCAGATTACATACCTGCAGCACCTCCAGCCATGCCTGACATCCCACCAGAGCACCTGGCTGCAGTGATCAAAAGCACTGTAGGAGTCGAGGTCCTGGATGGCAACATTGCCTACCTGAAAATCCAGCACATCATTGGAGAGGAGATGGCTCAGAAAGTTGGACCTCTTTTGCTAGAGTATATCTGGGACAAAGTTCTCCCCACCTCTGCCATGATTCTTGATTTCCGCTATGCAGTCAGTGGTGAGCTATCCGGAATTCCATACATTGTGTCCTACTTCACTGATCCTGAGCCTCTAATCCACATTGATTCCGTGTATGATCGCCCCTCTGACACCACCACAGAGCTGTGGTCCATGCCTACCCTTTTGGGAAAAAGGTATGGAACCTCCAAACCCTTGATCATTCTGACCAGCAAGAACACTATTGGGATTGCAGAAGACGTTGCTTATTGCCTTAAAAACCTTAAAAGGGCCACCATTGTTGGAGAGAACACAGCTGGGGGAACAGTGAAGACTGACAAAATCAAGGTTGGTGACACTGACTTCTATGTGTCTGTGCCAGTTGCTAAGTCAGTTAACCCCATCACTGGCAAGAGCTGGGAGATCAATGGTGTGGCGCCAGATGTCGAAGTCGCTGCAGAAGATGCCCTTGACACTGCAATTGCAATCATTAAACTTCGTGCTGAAATCCCAGGGTTGGTTCAGGCTGCAGCCACACTGATTGATGACAACTATGCATTTCCAAGTGTTGGTGCTGATGTTGCTGAGAAACTGGAGGCAGTTGTAGCTAGTGGGGAATACAACTTTATCACCACAAAAGAAGAACTGGAAGCAAAGCTCTCCGCTGACCTCCTAAAACTGTCTGGGGACAAGTGCCTGAAGACCACCAGCAATATCCCTGCACTACCTCCAATG AATCCCACACCAGAGATGTTCATTGAGCTCATCAAAGTTTCGTTCCACACTGATGTTTTTGAAAATAACATTGGTTATCTTCGCTTTGACATGTTTGGAGATTTTGAGCATGTTGTTGCCATCGCTCAGATGATTGTGGAACACGTCTGGAACAAAGTGGTTGACACTGATGCACTGGTCATTGATCTGAG GAACAATGTTGGCGGGCCTACTACCTCCATTGCTGGTTTTTGCTCATACTTCTTTGATGATGACAAGCAGATTGTGCTAGACCACCTTTACGACAGACCTTCCAATACCACAAGAAGTGTCTTAACCCTTACCAAACTCACAG GCAGGAGATATGGCAGCAAAAAGAGCCTGTTAATCCTCACCAGTGGTGCGACCGCTGGTGCAGCTGAGGAGTTTGTTTTTATCATGAAGAGGCTGGGACGTGCAATGATTATTGGTGAGACAACCAGTGGAGGCTGTCACCCCCCAGAGAACTTCCGCCTGGGTGAGAGCGATATCTTCTTATCTATTCCAATCAGCCATTCAGACACTTCTCAGGGCCCTTCCTGGGAAGGTGCTGGCATTTCCCCTCACATTCCAGTGCCCGCAGACGCCGCCCTCGACACAGCAAAGGGGATCCTCAACAAGCATTTTGCCAGCCAGAAATAA